The following proteins come from a genomic window of Aequorivita marisscotiae:
- a CDS encoding polysaccharide biosynthesis protein, which produces MEKNMKLTFLNKQYAGVRNFVLEQNFLPRWMVVIIDLSLCLFAFIITIFILRSVPITTPTVLTLIEKSLLILVVQLLCFSVFRTYSGIIRHSTFTDVYRIALASSSVFLLTMVGNNAYASYTGQHVFAGTGLLLYTCLSFGLLMAFRILVKETYRFLSKTASQNSKKRILVFGVSDTSIGLAQSLIGDAHSPYRPVAFLSTSEKGHNFKIMDLPILTCCGTIENDLKRIKEKYNAQGVLLVGDTLSVPEKNNIVEKTFAAGLEVYNTFMPEKWDKLSDVHLKIAPLQIEDLLERDPIEIDSNLISSDLQGKTILVTGGAGSIGGELAKQIAAFKPKKMIVLDNAESALHAIDLHLKKNFPKLKYQCYLADVTQKGRMEGIFAKFHFDVVYHAAAYKHVPMIENHPREGIRINTMGTRIVAKLACDYGCERFVMISTDKAVNPSNVMGATKRAAEMYVQALQRKPGVTTKFVTTRFGNVLGSNGSVIPFFKEQIKNGGPVTVTHKDIIRYFMTIQEACQLVLQAGTMGKGGEIFVFDMGKPVRILDMAERMIKLSGLKPYDDIPIEITGLREGEKLYEELLNAGECSLTTFHPKIMVSGVVEYDYEYISQALNNLDILINKVVKKREIIKTLKQLVPEFKSQNSVYVDLDLLEKPVDVTVLNGHTLPSQKPKPIHAKTGN; this is translated from the coding sequence ATGGAAAAAAACATGAAGCTCACTTTTTTAAACAAACAGTACGCTGGAGTTCGAAACTTTGTTCTGGAGCAAAACTTCTTGCCTCGTTGGATGGTGGTGATCATAGATTTATCCCTCTGTCTCTTTGCATTTATTATTACAATCTTTATCCTTCGTAGCGTTCCAATTACCACCCCTACGGTATTGACCTTGATTGAAAAATCGCTTCTTATCCTGGTCGTTCAATTACTGTGCTTTAGTGTGTTTAGAACTTATTCGGGGATTATTCGTCACAGTACCTTTACCGATGTTTACAGAATAGCTTTGGCCTCGAGCTCAGTCTTTTTATTGACTATGGTAGGTAATAATGCCTATGCTTCCTATACCGGTCAACACGTATTTGCGGGTACGGGCCTTCTGTTATATACCTGCTTGTCTTTTGGGTTATTAATGGCCTTCCGTATTCTTGTAAAGGAAACCTATCGATTCTTAAGTAAAACCGCCTCCCAAAACTCTAAAAAGCGCATCTTGGTCTTTGGGGTTTCAGATACTAGTATCGGTTTGGCGCAATCTCTTATCGGCGATGCGCATTCTCCCTATCGTCCTGTAGCTTTTTTAAGCACCAGTGAAAAAGGTCATAATTTTAAAATAATGGACCTCCCCATCCTAACGTGTTGTGGTACCATTGAAAACGATTTAAAACGTATTAAGGAAAAATACAATGCCCAGGGTGTCTTGCTAGTGGGCGATACATTAAGCGTTCCCGAAAAAAATAACATCGTAGAAAAAACCTTTGCCGCTGGCCTAGAGGTGTATAACACGTTTATGCCCGAGAAATGGGACAAACTTTCTGATGTACATCTTAAAATTGCACCCTTGCAAATTGAAGATCTGCTGGAACGCGACCCGATAGAAATTGATTCAAACCTAATTTCTTCCGACCTTCAAGGCAAAACCATTTTGGTTACCGGAGGTGCGGGAAGTATTGGTGGCGAACTTGCCAAACAGATCGCGGCCTTTAAGCCTAAGAAAATGATAGTCTTAGACAATGCCGAGAGCGCCCTACACGCAATAGATCTTCACCTTAAAAAAAACTTCCCAAAATTAAAATATCAGTGCTACTTGGCAGACGTTACCCAAAAGGGACGGATGGAAGGTATTTTTGCAAAATTCCATTTTGATGTGGTATATCACGCCGCGGCCTACAAACATGTGCCAATGATTGAAAACCATCCTCGAGAGGGCATTCGCATCAATACAATGGGTACGCGCATTGTAGCTAAATTGGCCTGCGATTATGGTTGCGAACGCTTTGTGATGATTTCTACCGATAAAGCGGTAAATCCAAGTAATGTAATGGGCGCCACTAAACGAGCCGCCGAAATGTATGTACAGGCCTTACAACGCAAACCTGGGGTTACCACAAAATTTGTAACTACCCGCTTTGGTAATGTTCTGGGCAGTAACGGGTCTGTAATTCCATTCTTCAAAGAACAAATAAAAAATGGCGGCCCCGTAACCGTTACCCACAAAGATATTATCCGCTACTTTATGACCATTCAAGAAGCTTGTCAGTTAGTATTACAAGCCGGCACAATGGGAAAAGGAGGGGAGATTTTTGTGTTTGATATGGGCAAGCCGGTACGTATCCTCGATATGGCGGAGCGTATGATTAAACTAAGCGGTCTAAAACCTTATGACGATATCCCTATTGAAATTACAGGTCTTAGGGAAGGCGAAAAGCTTTACGAAGAACTTCTAAACGCTGGCGAATGCAGCCTTACAACTTTTCATCCCAAAATTATGGTCAGTGGAGTAGTGGAGTACGACTACGAATATATAAGCCAAGCCTTAAACAATTTAGACATACTGATAAACAAAGTAGTAAAAAAGCGGGAAATCATCAAAACCCTAAAACAACTCGTACCCGAATTTAAAAGCCAAAACTCCGTTTACGTCGATTTAGATTTATTAGAAAAACCCGTTGACGTCACCGTCCTTAACGGCCACACTCTCCCCTCCCAAAAACCAAAACCCATCCACGCCAAAACCGGTAATTAA
- a CDS encoding DegT/DnrJ/EryC1/StrS family aminotransferase: MKEKIYLSSPHMGGTEQNYVQDAFDTNWIAPLGPNVNAFELALESYLSQESHVAALSSGTAAIHLSLIMLGVGPGDEVLCQSMTFSASANPIVYQGATPIFIDSEPDTWNLSPHYLEEAINARIALGKKPKAIIAVHLYGMPYKVDEVAAIAKKYDIPVIEDSAEALGSSYNGQKCGTFGHFSILSFNGNKIITTSGGGALATRDISNKNQALFLATQARDDAPHYQHSHIGYNYRMSNICAGIGRGQMEVLDAHVALRREMNLFYKDLFSNFSEIKVFKEYNNNLFSNHWLSCITFNKPDKNNNPNALRESLMAENIESRPLWKPMHLQPVFKNSPYYGNTTSETLFNTGLCLPSGSNLDQGARDRIANAILKYFKR, translated from the coding sequence ATGAAAGAAAAGATTTATCTCTCGTCGCCACATATGGGCGGGACTGAACAAAATTATGTTCAAGATGCTTTTGACACTAACTGGATAGCCCCTCTGGGCCCCAATGTCAATGCTTTTGAGCTTGCTTTAGAATCTTACTTAAGCCAAGAGAGCCATGTCGCTGCTCTCAGTTCTGGCACTGCAGCTATCCATTTATCATTAATTATGCTTGGCGTTGGCCCGGGCGATGAGGTGTTATGCCAAAGCATGACCTTTTCCGCTTCTGCCAATCCGATCGTCTATCAAGGCGCAACTCCTATTTTTATAGACAGCGAGCCAGATACTTGGAACCTTTCTCCCCATTATTTAGAAGAAGCTATTAACGCGCGCATTGCCCTCGGCAAAAAGCCTAAGGCAATTATTGCGGTACATTTATATGGTATGCCTTATAAGGTAGATGAGGTGGCAGCAATAGCTAAAAAATACGATATTCCAGTTATAGAAGATAGTGCCGAAGCCTTGGGTAGTAGTTATAATGGACAAAAATGCGGCACCTTTGGCCATTTCTCCATACTTTCTTTCAATGGGAATAAAATAATTACCACCTCTGGTGGCGGAGCCTTGGCTACTAGAGATATATCCAATAAAAACCAAGCGCTCTTTCTAGCCACCCAAGCTCGCGATGATGCTCCCCATTATCAGCACAGCCACATTGGTTACAACTATAGAATGAGTAATATCTGTGCTGGTATTGGCAGAGGCCAGATGGAGGTGCTAGACGCTCATGTGGCGCTTAGAAGAGAAATGAACTTGTTTTATAAAGATCTTTTTTCTAACTTTAGTGAAATTAAGGTCTTTAAAGAATACAACAACAACCTTTTTAGCAACCATTGGCTTAGTTGTATTACCTTTAATAAACCCGATAAAAATAACAATCCTAATGCGCTAAGAGAATCATTAATGGCCGAAAACATTGAATCCAGACCCCTGTGGAAACCAATGCACTTACAGCCAGTTTTTAAAAACTCCCCATATTATGGCAATACAACCAGCGAAACCCTCTTTAATACAGGCCTCTGCCTGCCTTCTGGCAGTAACCTAGACCAAGGGGCTCGCGACCGTATTGCAAACGCTATCCTCAAATATTTTAAAAGATAG
- a CDS encoding aminotransferase class I/II-fold pyridoxal phosphate-dependent enzyme, protein MAKIKHNNFMDSIDEVISNAKQQGVIHLYADGKKLNGRKIGIANKELYHFGTTGYLGLEQDIRLKDAASKAIYDYGTQFPLSKTYISHPLYASLEEKLYEMYKQPIVVTKNSTLGHMAVIPTVVRDEDAVILDHQVHWSVQSAVQNLKIRNVPVEMIRHNNLNMLESKLKELNTKANKIWYMADGVYSMFGDFAPISELMNLTKKYPQLHLYIDDVHGMSWRGKHGTGFVASNFQSLPENILLFTTLSKTFGASGAVLVCPNKKFHQYIKNFGGPLTFSAQLEPASVAAAIASADIHLSDEIYSLQNQLQERIIYFNELLENTSLPLVDKNSSPVFYIGTGMPATGYNFVKRLLKEGFFVNLGLFPAVPVKNTGVRITIARHNQKEDMKKLVAAMEYHFPLALQDTQTSLQRVSKLFKLQSNGQGKSTLNESDIYLTYQSNIGAIDKKFWNTYMGNNNICDWEGLQFLFEAFSQNNDKEHNWNFHFYIVFDQNNVPVVITFFTTAIWKDDMLSPLSVSQKMEEKRKVDKYYASQKVTAMGSLFSEGTHQYTNIDHPEWHQAWRKILHHLEITAKKEGSQITVLRDFKNSTSPLNNFFIEQGFIKIQMPDACVIPQITWKDKTKYIQSLSKRSAKHYRKDILPYEELVVVQTMQSLPQATLIKCYQLYKNVKNKNFAINTYTYPFEVFHNMNKSAQWEFILLYPKTGVGVETPLGVMFCYKNSNNIYVPSLVGLDYSQLKKYQTYRQLLYQTILIATAQNFKSIDFGISASFEKKKLGATIIPMHAYIQAEDNFVLERLEIMR, encoded by the coding sequence ATGGCAAAAATTAAACACAACAACTTTATGGATTCTATTGATGAAGTAATAAGCAATGCAAAACAACAAGGAGTAATCCATCTATATGCAGATGGAAAGAAACTTAACGGACGTAAAATTGGTATCGCTAATAAAGAATTATATCACTTCGGCACTACAGGATATTTGGGGCTGGAGCAGGATATTCGTTTAAAAGATGCCGCTTCTAAAGCAATCTACGATTATGGTACCCAATTCCCTTTGTCTAAAACCTATATATCACATCCCTTATATGCTTCCCTAGAAGAAAAACTCTATGAAATGTATAAGCAACCAATAGTAGTAACTAAAAATAGCACTTTAGGTCATATGGCAGTTATACCCACCGTAGTAAGAGATGAAGATGCAGTAATTCTCGATCATCAAGTACACTGGTCGGTTCAAAGTGCAGTCCAAAATTTAAAAATAAGAAACGTTCCAGTCGAAATGATTCGTCATAATAATTTAAATATGCTCGAATCAAAATTAAAGGAGCTTAACACTAAAGCCAATAAAATCTGGTATATGGCAGATGGAGTCTACTCAATGTTTGGCGATTTTGCACCTATTTCAGAATTAATGAATCTCACTAAGAAATATCCTCAACTTCATCTATATATTGATGATGTCCATGGCATGAGTTGGCGGGGAAAACACGGCACAGGGTTCGTAGCAAGTAATTTCCAATCCCTGCCAGAAAATATACTTCTATTCACCACACTAAGCAAAACATTCGGCGCTAGTGGTGCTGTTTTAGTCTGTCCAAATAAAAAATTTCACCAATACATTAAAAACTTTGGCGGACCCCTTACCTTTTCAGCTCAGTTAGAACCCGCATCCGTAGCTGCGGCTATCGCTTCTGCAGATATTCATCTATCCGATGAAATTTATTCTCTCCAAAATCAATTGCAAGAACGAATTATATATTTTAATGAATTACTAGAAAATACCTCCTTACCATTGGTAGATAAAAACAGCTCCCCAGTCTTTTATATCGGTACAGGTATGCCGGCAACCGGCTATAATTTTGTAAAAAGATTGTTGAAAGAAGGTTTCTTCGTAAACCTCGGTCTTTTTCCTGCAGTACCAGTTAAAAATACAGGAGTCCGAATTACCATTGCTCGCCATAATCAAAAAGAGGATATGAAAAAATTGGTTGCAGCAATGGAATACCATTTTCCTCTAGCCCTTCAAGACACTCAAACTTCACTCCAACGAGTTTCAAAATTGTTTAAACTCCAATCCAACGGTCAAGGAAAATCAACTTTAAACGAATCTGATATATACCTTACATATCAATCCAATATCGGCGCAATCGACAAAAAGTTTTGGAATACATATATGGGGAATAACAATATTTGTGATTGGGAGGGATTACAATTTTTATTTGAAGCATTTTCACAAAATAATGATAAAGAACATAATTGGAATTTTCACTTCTATATCGTTTTCGACCAAAATAATGTTCCTGTCGTTATAACCTTCTTTACCACGGCTATTTGGAAAGACGATATGCTTTCCCCTCTATCAGTATCTCAAAAAATGGAGGAAAAGCGGAAGGTAGATAAGTATTATGCTTCTCAAAAGGTAACAGCTATGGGGTCTCTATTTTCCGAAGGCACGCATCAGTACACTAATATAGATCATCCAGAATGGCATCAGGCTTGGCGAAAAATATTGCATCACCTCGAAATCACAGCTAAAAAAGAAGGTAGCCAAATTACTGTATTAAGAGATTTTAAAAATTCAACCTCACCTTTAAATAATTTTTTTATCGAACAAGGTTTTATAAAAATTCAAATGCCAGACGCCTGCGTCATCCCACAAATTACCTGGAAGGATAAAACAAAATATATACAGTCACTATCAAAAAGGTCTGCAAAACACTATCGAAAAGATATTTTGCCTTATGAAGAATTGGTTGTGGTTCAGACAATGCAGTCCCTGCCACAAGCTACCTTAATAAAGTGCTACCAATTGTATAAAAATGTAAAGAATAAAAATTTTGCTATAAACACTTATACATATCCATTTGAAGTATTTCATAATATGAATAAAAGTGCACAATGGGAATTCATATTGCTATACCCTAAAACCGGAGTAGGAGTAGAAACCCCATTAGGAGTAATGTTTTGTTATAAAAACAGTAATAATATTTATGTGCCCTCATTAGTCGGATTAGATTATTCCCAATTAAAAAAATATCAGACTTACCGTCAGTTGCTTTATCAAACAATCCTTATAGCTACTGCACAAAATTTTAAATCCATAGACTTCGGTATTTCAGCCAGTTTCGAAAAGAAAAAATTAGGAGCTACCATCATCCCAATGCACGCCTACATACAAGCAGAAGATAATTTTGTTTTAGAAAGATTAGAAATAATGCGATAG